The following are encoded in a window of Arthrobacter sp. NicSoilB4 genomic DNA:
- a CDS encoding ABC transporter ATP-binding protein, producing MTDHSPSRLPEPRIAASVATSTNSHLDIDSVTKNFGTQAVLQGVNLSVAKGGTTAIVGPSGSGKTTLLRLIAGFEHPDTGSISLNGAKVAGEGVWVPAHKRHVGYVAQDGALFPHLSVGQNISFGLDAAKLPGGHRGVKARVAELLEMVSLDPGMAKRRPHELSGGQQQRVALARALAREPELMLLDEPFSALDAGLRVATRRAVGKVLHDAGVTTILVTHDQGEALSFADQVAVMRGGRLAQIGNPFIVYTRPADRATAEFLGDAVILDAWMEGSLATCSLGGIPVRRPPAQGRVQLMLRPEQIRIAEDGPIRGVVVDTDYFGPETTVRLKLAVPPVLAEGAVADHRYPGGGEIITIRHWNASIARPGTELCLRVVGEAVAFPVDDLPPA from the coding sequence GTGACCGACCACAGCCCTTCCCGGCTCCCGGAACCGCGGATCGCCGCTTCCGTAGCCACCAGCACCAACAGCCACCTGGATATCGACTCCGTCACGAAGAACTTCGGGACCCAGGCCGTCCTCCAGGGCGTCAACCTCTCGGTCGCCAAGGGCGGCACGACGGCGATCGTGGGGCCCTCCGGCTCCGGCAAGACCACGCTGCTGCGGCTGATCGCCGGTTTTGAGCACCCGGACACCGGCAGCATTTCGCTCAACGGCGCCAAGGTGGCCGGGGAGGGCGTCTGGGTTCCGGCGCACAAGCGCCACGTGGGCTACGTGGCGCAGGACGGTGCGCTCTTCCCGCACCTGAGCGTCGGGCAGAACATCTCCTTCGGACTCGACGCCGCCAAGCTCCCCGGCGGGCACCGCGGCGTGAAGGCCCGGGTGGCGGAACTGCTGGAAATGGTGTCGCTGGACCCCGGCATGGCCAAGCGCCGCCCGCACGAGCTCTCCGGCGGGCAGCAGCAGCGCGTCGCCCTGGCCCGTGCCCTCGCCCGTGAGCCGGAACTGATGCTGCTCGATGAACCGTTCTCCGCCCTGGACGCCGGCCTGCGCGTGGCCACGCGCCGGGCGGTGGGCAAGGTGCTCCACGACGCGGGCGTCACCACCATTCTCGTCACCCATGACCAGGGCGAGGCGCTGTCCTTCGCGGACCAGGTGGCCGTGATGCGCGGCGGGCGGCTGGCGCAGATCGGCAACCCGTTCATCGTCTACACCCGCCCCGCGGACCGCGCCACCGCCGAGTTCCTGGGCGACGCCGTGATCCTGGACGCGTGGATGGAAGGCTCCCTGGCCACGTGTTCCCTGGGCGGCATCCCCGTGCGCCGGCCGCCGGCGCAGGGCCGGGTCCAGCTGATGCTGCGCCCGGAGCAGATCCGGATCGCCGAGGACGGCCCCATCCGCGGCGTCGTTGTGGACACCGACTACTTCGGGCCCGAAACCACCGTCCGACTCAAGCTCGCGGTACCGCCCGTCCTCGCGGAGGGCGCCGTGGCAGACCACCGCTACCCCGGCGGCGGCGAAATCATCACGATCCGGCACTGGAACGCCTCGATCGCCCGCCCCGGCACCGAGCTGTGCCTCCGCGTCGTCGGCGAGGCAGTGGCTTTCCCGGTGGACGACCTGCCCCCGGCGTAG
- a CDS encoding iron ABC transporter permease has product MTTKLAAPGTSGSTTTAGRGKRPRPPFGVSAVSIIAVLIALFSLIPLGYVIVMTAATGWETAVELIFRERVGELLLNTVLLMAVTVPLCLALGVGGAWLVERTTLRGRKWWAVLLAAPLAIPAFVNSYAWVSAVPSLEGLWSGVLIATLSYFPLVYIPAAATLSRLDPAIEQSAAALGLGAWRAFFRVVLPQLRIAMTGGALLVSLHLLAEYGAFAMIRFDTFTTAIMVQYQSTFNGTAGNMLASVLVFLCLILLLVEVRSRGSARYARIGSGAQAGALRLPLHAYQFPAQLFLVALTALAFGLPLTFVLRWIISGGPEIWAADEFLPALLQTLMYGLAGALATTVVAFPMAYLAVRHPSWFSKALELSNYITSSLPGIVVGLAFVTVSIKAAPDLYQTSTLLIAAYVLLFLPRALVNIRSGLAQAPKELDEAAQALGKPPLMAFLRVTLRLTAPAAAGGAALVFLAIVNELTATLLLSPNGTRTLATEFWSKSSEIDYAGAAPYALLMILISAPMTYLLFQQSKKAAGQ; this is encoded by the coding sequence GTGACAACCAAGCTGGCGGCTCCCGGAACTTCCGGAAGCACGACGACGGCGGGCCGGGGCAAACGCCCCCGCCCGCCTTTCGGCGTTTCCGCGGTGTCCATCATCGCCGTCCTCATTGCCCTGTTTTCACTGATCCCGCTCGGCTACGTCATAGTCATGACGGCGGCCACGGGGTGGGAAACCGCCGTTGAACTGATCTTCCGCGAGCGTGTAGGTGAGCTCCTGCTCAACACGGTGCTGCTGATGGCGGTCACCGTGCCGCTCTGCCTGGCCCTGGGCGTGGGCGGCGCCTGGCTGGTGGAACGGACCACGCTCCGCGGGCGGAAGTGGTGGGCCGTCCTGCTCGCGGCACCGCTGGCCATTCCCGCCTTCGTCAACAGCTACGCCTGGGTCTCCGCCGTGCCGTCCCTCGAGGGCCTGTGGTCCGGCGTGCTGATCGCCACGCTGTCGTATTTCCCGCTGGTCTACATCCCGGCCGCCGCCACGCTCAGCCGGCTGGACCCGGCCATCGAACAGTCCGCCGCGGCCCTCGGCCTCGGCGCCTGGCGCGCCTTCTTCCGGGTGGTGCTGCCGCAGCTGCGCATCGCGATGACCGGCGGCGCGCTGCTGGTGTCCCTGCACCTGCTGGCCGAGTACGGGGCCTTCGCGATGATCCGGTTCGACACGTTCACCACGGCGATCATGGTGCAGTACCAGTCCACTTTCAACGGCACCGCCGGGAACATGCTGGCCAGCGTCCTCGTGTTCCTCTGCCTGATCCTGCTGCTGGTGGAAGTCCGCAGCCGCGGCAGCGCCCGGTACGCAAGGATCGGTTCGGGCGCCCAGGCCGGCGCCCTGCGCCTTCCGCTGCACGCTTACCAGTTCCCGGCCCAGCTGTTCCTGGTCGCACTTACCGCGCTGGCTTTCGGGCTGCCGCTGACGTTCGTGCTGCGCTGGATCATCTCCGGCGGCCCGGAGATCTGGGCCGCGGACGAGTTCCTGCCCGCCCTGCTGCAGACCCTGATGTACGGCCTTGCCGGCGCCCTGGCCACCACCGTTGTCGCGTTCCCCATGGCGTACCTGGCCGTGCGGCACCCCAGCTGGTTCAGCAAGGCCCTGGAGCTGTCCAACTACATCACCAGCTCCCTGCCGGGGATCGTGGTGGGCCTGGCCTTCGTGACGGTGAGCATCAAGGCGGCGCCGGACCTCTACCAGACCTCGACCCTGCTGATCGCGGCCTATGTGCTGCTCTTCCTGCCGCGGGCGCTGGTCAACATCCGTTCCGGCCTGGCCCAGGCGCCGAAAGAACTTGACGAGGCCGCCCAGGCGCTCGGCAAGCCCCCGCTGATGGCCTTCCTCCGCGTGACGCTGCGGCTCACCGCCCCGGCCGCCGCGGGCGGCGCCGCCCTGGTGTTCCTGGCGATCGTTAACGAACTCACGGCGACGCTGCTGCTCTCCCCCAACGGCACCCGGACGCTCGCCACCGAGTTCTGGAGCAAGAGCAGCGAAATCGACTACGCCGGCGCCGCCCCCTATGCCCTGCTGATGATCCTGATTTCGGCACCGATGACCTACCTCCTCTTCCAGCAGTCCAAGAAAGCAGCGGGACAGTGA
- a CDS encoding iron ABC transporter substrate-binding protein, producing MKIRTNALAGIALAATAALGLAACGSGASTSPSSAADGKMSGEITVYNAQHESLTKEWVDAFTAETGVKVTLRQGSDTEMSNQIIQEGKASPADVFLTENSPAMAQVENAGLFADVDKATIDQVPAEFRPSTNKWTGIAARSTVLVYDKAKLTEDQLPKSMLDLAKPEWKGKWAASPSGADFQAIVSALLELKGEAAAEEWLQGMKENYKAYKGNSTAMKAVNAGEVDAALIYHYYYYGDQAKTGENSKNVTPYYFKNQDPGAFVSVSGGGVLQSSKNAAAAQAFVKFITGKKGQEVLQKGTSFEYAIASGVPANEKLVPLTELQAPTVDPAKLNSAKVTELMTKAGLL from the coding sequence ATGAAGATCCGCACCAACGCGCTGGCAGGTATCGCGCTTGCCGCCACCGCCGCGCTCGGCCTGGCCGCCTGCGGCTCCGGCGCCTCGACTTCCCCCAGCAGCGCCGCTGACGGCAAGATGTCCGGCGAGATCACGGTCTACAACGCCCAGCACGAATCCCTGACGAAGGAATGGGTGGACGCGTTCACCGCGGAAACCGGCGTCAAGGTCACCCTGCGCCAGGGCTCGGACACCGAAATGTCCAACCAGATCATCCAGGAAGGCAAGGCCTCCCCCGCCGACGTTTTCCTCACCGAAAACTCCCCGGCCATGGCCCAGGTCGAAAACGCCGGACTCTTCGCCGACGTCGACAAGGCCACCATTGACCAGGTGCCCGCCGAGTTCCGGCCCTCCACCAACAAGTGGACCGGCATCGCGGCCCGCTCCACCGTGCTGGTCTATGACAAGGCCAAGCTCACCGAGGACCAGCTGCCCAAGTCCATGCTGGACCTGGCCAAGCCGGAGTGGAAGGGCAAGTGGGCGGCGTCGCCGTCCGGCGCCGACTTCCAGGCGATCGTCTCCGCCCTGCTCGAACTCAAGGGTGAAGCCGCCGCGGAGGAATGGCTCCAGGGCATGAAAGAGAACTACAAGGCCTACAAGGGCAACAGCACGGCCATGAAGGCGGTCAACGCCGGCGAGGTCGATGCGGCCCTGATCTACCACTACTACTACTACGGCGACCAGGCGAAGACCGGCGAGAACTCCAAGAACGTCACGCCGTACTACTTCAAGAACCAGGACCCGGGCGCGTTCGTGTCCGTCTCCGGTGGCGGCGTGCTGCAGTCCTCGAAGAACGCCGCAGCGGCCCAGGCCTTCGTCAAGTTCATCACGGGCAAGAAGGGCCAGGAGGTCCTGCAGAAGGGCACTTCCTTCGAGTACGCCATCGCGTCCGGTGTCCCGGCCAACGAGAAGCTGGTCCCGCTGACGGAACTGCAGGCCCCCACCGTGGATCCGGCCAAGCTCAATTCCGCAAAGGTCACCGAGCTGATGACCAAGGCAGGACTGCTGTAG
- a CDS encoding glycoside hydrolase family 76 protein, which yields MTPAEISTAPNWSFRADEAARSVTRLFGQRLFFLPGTHIAAIVRPSGRFKNLARPWHYWWQAHYVDCLVDTGRRELGSEGRPGTRFDGENRPSAGRLASQLVTGIRLRNFLTFVNNYYDDMAWLALSTLRLKKLAEDSRKAAGRRRNAKVLKSLTLQFDSASTDDLGGGTFWSKKRDFKNTPATAPVALYYARTGRAAKAQALLDWLEARLFDPERGMYLDGLRIAPGGDVVLESSIYTYNQGPVLGALLELGGEANLARASALVAAVARNLTLPAPLMGRSATVLRCEGTGDGGLFTGVLVRYLALAAVDERLPAEARNTAATLVNDTAEAFWEGRRIVSAQEPLARKGGRILFSTRPELPARRSYPAGAAVELSTQLQAWMVLEAAASITGRSAATEETAAETAEAADAETAEAADASTEASGGGAAGPAARATPAAMTGTPAESRTESPAGN from the coding sequence ATGACCCCAGCAGAGATTTCCACCGCCCCCAACTGGTCGTTCCGTGCCGACGAAGCGGCCCGCTCTGTGACCAGGCTGTTCGGGCAGCGGCTCTTCTTCCTGCCGGGGACACACATCGCCGCGATCGTGCGGCCCTCCGGCCGGTTCAAAAATCTCGCCAGGCCCTGGCACTACTGGTGGCAGGCGCACTACGTGGACTGCCTCGTGGACACGGGCCGCCGGGAACTCGGCAGCGAGGGCCGGCCTGGAACACGATTCGACGGCGAGAACCGGCCCAGCGCCGGCCGGCTGGCCTCCCAGCTGGTCACCGGGATCCGGCTGCGGAACTTCCTGACCTTCGTCAACAACTACTACGACGACATGGCCTGGCTGGCGCTCTCGACGCTGCGGCTGAAAAAACTCGCGGAGGACAGCCGCAAGGCCGCCGGACGCCGCCGCAATGCCAAGGTCCTGAAAAGCCTGACGCTGCAGTTCGATTCCGCCTCCACGGACGACCTCGGCGGCGGCACGTTCTGGAGCAAGAAGCGGGATTTCAAGAACACACCGGCCACGGCACCCGTGGCGCTCTACTACGCTCGCACCGGCAGGGCAGCCAAGGCGCAAGCCCTGCTGGACTGGCTGGAGGCCCGGCTTTTCGACCCGGAACGGGGCATGTACCTGGACGGCCTGCGCATCGCCCCCGGCGGCGACGTGGTGCTGGAAAGCTCCATTTACACCTACAACCAGGGGCCCGTCCTCGGCGCGCTGCTGGAGCTCGGCGGCGAAGCCAACCTGGCCCGCGCCTCCGCGCTCGTGGCTGCCGTGGCCCGCAACCTCACCCTCCCCGCCCCGCTGATGGGACGCAGCGCCACGGTGCTGCGCTGTGAGGGCACGGGCGACGGCGGCCTGTTCACCGGCGTCCTCGTCCGGTACCTGGCACTGGCCGCCGTCGACGAGCGGCTTCCCGCCGAGGCACGGAACACTGCGGCGACCCTTGTCAACGACACCGCCGAGGCCTTCTGGGAGGGCCGCCGCATCGTGTCGGCCCAGGAACCGCTGGCCCGCAAGGGTGGCCGGATCCTCTTCTCCACCCGCCCGGAACTGCCGGCGCGGCGCAGCTACCCGGCGGGCGCCGCCGTCGAGCTTTCCACCCAGCTGCAGGCCTGGATGGTGCTGGAAGCCGCGGCCTCGATTACCGGCAGGTCCGCAGCCACAGAGGAGACTGCGGCGGAGACCGCCGAGGCCGCGGACGCGGAGACCGCCGAGGCTGCGGACGCCTCGACGGAAGCATCGGGGGGCGGGGCCGCCGGACCGGCGGCGCGGGCGACACCTGCTGCGATGACCGGCACGCCGGCAGAATCACGCACGGAATCGCCTGCCGGCAATTAA
- a CDS encoding SDR family NAD(P)-dependent oxidoreductase produces MDIKGTVALITGGASGLGAATARRLFHAGASVVLVDLPSSAGDAFAAELNSRGEAHVEAHVEAPAAGDRKEAANKAVFVPADVTSEDEVQAAVDAAVALGPLRIVVNCAGIATPGKVLGRDGVLPLESFNRVIQINLVGTFNVIRLAAAAMAATEPAVTGLGGPERGVIINTASVAAFDGQIGQPAYAASKGAVHAMTLPIARELARSLIRVVTIAPGIFETPMMAGLPQEARDSLGQQVPHPSRLGRPAEYANLAAHIVDNAMLNGETIRLDGAIRMGPK; encoded by the coding sequence ATGGACATCAAAGGTACAGTCGCGCTGATCACGGGCGGGGCCTCGGGCCTGGGCGCCGCGACAGCCAGGCGCCTGTTCCACGCCGGCGCCTCCGTGGTCCTCGTGGACCTGCCAAGCTCCGCCGGTGACGCGTTCGCCGCCGAGCTGAACTCCCGGGGCGAAGCCCATGTAGAAGCCCATGTGGAGGCCCCCGCCGCCGGAGACCGAAAAGAGGCGGCGAACAAGGCGGTCTTCGTTCCCGCCGATGTCACCAGCGAAGACGAGGTGCAGGCCGCCGTCGACGCCGCCGTCGCCCTCGGCCCGCTGCGGATCGTCGTCAACTGCGCCGGAATCGCGACCCCCGGCAAGGTCCTGGGCCGCGACGGCGTGCTGCCGCTGGAGAGCTTCAACCGCGTCATCCAGATCAACCTCGTGGGCACCTTCAACGTCATCCGCCTGGCCGCGGCCGCGATGGCGGCGACCGAGCCGGCCGTGACCGGGCTCGGCGGTCCGGAGCGGGGCGTCATCATCAACACAGCCTCTGTCGCTGCGTTCGACGGCCAGATTGGCCAGCCGGCCTACGCCGCTTCCAAGGGGGCGGTCCACGCGATGACGCTGCCGATCGCCCGTGAACTGGCGCGCTCGCTGATCCGGGTGGTCACCATCGCGCCGGGCATCTTCGAGACGCCCATGATGGCCGGGCTGCCGCAGGAAGCCCGGGATTCCCTCGGCCAGCAGGTACCGCATCCGTCCCGGCTGGGCCGCCCCGCCGAGTACGCGAACCTGGCCGCGCACATCGTCGACAACGCCATGCTCAACGGCGAGACCATCCGCCTTGACGGTGCCATCCGGATGGGGCCGAAGTGA
- a CDS encoding acyl-CoA dehydrogenase family protein produces the protein MLNAAEQAKLAELRDFLAREVAPFAGDWWNKAEFPAHILPKLAALELSAPAQRGYSNLFAGLVIAEITRVDTSLATFFLVHHDLFVESLYGFGSEEQKARLLDDAANLRTTGAFALTEPEHGSDVAGGMETLARRVPGGAPDGGDTWVLNGAKRWIGNGTFCDYMLVWARDEADGAVRGFIVDATLPGVSRSRIENKIALRTVQNADIVFKDVKVAEADRFAGINSFEDTNELLRGSRIMVAWQGVGQQLAAFDVARQYAVERRQFGRPLAKFQLVQQQLVTMLGNAVASMGMMVRIAQLQDQGAADMPQVALAKSYVSARMRETVAMGRSLLGGNGIVTDYRMAKIFADAEAIYTYEGSFEINTLIVGRAVTGVSAIV, from the coding sequence ATGCTCAACGCTGCCGAACAGGCCAAGCTCGCCGAGCTGCGGGATTTCCTGGCCCGCGAGGTGGCACCCTTTGCCGGTGACTGGTGGAACAAGGCCGAGTTCCCCGCGCACATCCTCCCCAAGCTTGCTGCCCTCGAGCTCAGCGCGCCGGCCCAGCGCGGCTACAGCAACCTGTTCGCCGGACTGGTCATCGCCGAGATCACCCGGGTGGACACCTCCCTGGCAACGTTTTTCCTGGTCCACCACGACCTCTTTGTCGAATCCCTCTACGGATTCGGCTCCGAGGAGCAAAAGGCGCGCCTGCTCGACGACGCCGCGAACCTCCGGACCACCGGCGCCTTCGCGCTGACCGAACCCGAACATGGCTCCGACGTGGCCGGCGGCATGGAGACCCTCGCCCGTCGCGTTCCCGGCGGGGCTCCCGACGGCGGCGACACCTGGGTGCTCAATGGCGCCAAGCGCTGGATCGGCAACGGGACGTTCTGCGACTACATGCTGGTGTGGGCCCGGGACGAGGCCGACGGCGCCGTCCGCGGCTTCATCGTCGACGCCACATTGCCGGGTGTGAGCCGGAGCAGGATCGAGAACAAGATCGCTCTGCGCACTGTGCAGAACGCCGACATCGTCTTCAAGGACGTGAAAGTGGCCGAGGCGGACCGTTTCGCCGGGATCAACAGCTTCGAGGACACGAACGAGCTGCTCCGCGGGTCGCGGATCATGGTCGCCTGGCAGGGGGTCGGCCAGCAGCTGGCCGCGTTCGACGTCGCCCGGCAGTACGCCGTCGAACGCCGGCAGTTCGGCCGGCCGCTGGCGAAATTCCAGCTGGTCCAGCAGCAGCTGGTGACGATGCTCGGCAACGCCGTGGCCAGCATGGGGATGATGGTCCGGATCGCCCAGCTCCAGGACCAGGGCGCCGCGGACATGCCCCAGGTGGCCCTGGCGAAGTCCTATGTGAGCGCCCGGATGCGGGAAACCGTGGCGATGGGCCGGTCCCTGCTGGGCGGCAACGGGATCGTCACCGACTACCGGATGGCCAAGATCTTCGCCGACGCCGAGGCGATCTACACCTATGAGGGTTCGTTCGAGATCAACACACTGATCGTGGGCCGGGCCGTGACCGGGGTTTCCGCGATCGTCTAG
- a CDS encoding DUF1684 domain-containing protein: protein MSPTHRDPEAQLARWQRFRNSRNTALASDYGWLTLTSFQWLEERPAAVELVPGLWSTDGTTAFLTAAAADGLTLVETGWAVDGTITATLSDEESLFWVQYGGEDGRQVVVELAMRANKYAVRTRDSTSPVFTEFDGVPTFDYRPDLVVEASFRPYPEPVDVPIGTANPLVDGIHRSVGELVFRLPGKDHEFHLQAEEEKLGALTVTFHDETNGESTDEWRKVSTARPRPDNTVILDFNRAINYPSAFTPYGTCPMPVKNNSLDYRIEAGEKEPALF from the coding sequence GTGAGTCCTACGCACCGCGATCCCGAAGCCCAGCTCGCCCGCTGGCAGCGCTTCAGGAACAGCCGCAACACGGCCCTGGCCAGCGACTACGGCTGGCTGACACTGACTTCCTTCCAGTGGCTGGAAGAACGGCCGGCCGCCGTCGAACTCGTTCCCGGGCTCTGGTCCACGGACGGCACGACGGCGTTCCTCACCGCCGCAGCGGCTGACGGACTCACGCTCGTGGAGACCGGCTGGGCCGTGGACGGCACCATCACCGCAACACTGTCCGACGAGGAGTCCCTGTTCTGGGTCCAGTACGGCGGCGAGGACGGCCGGCAGGTGGTGGTCGAACTGGCCATGCGCGCCAACAAGTACGCCGTGCGCACCCGGGATTCGACGTCGCCCGTGTTCACGGAGTTCGACGGCGTCCCCACCTTCGACTACCGGCCCGATCTGGTGGTCGAGGCCAGCTTCCGCCCCTACCCCGAGCCCGTGGACGTGCCGATCGGCACGGCCAACCCGCTGGTCGACGGCATCCACCGCTCGGTCGGCGAGCTCGTGTTCCGGCTCCCCGGCAAGGACCACGAGTTCCACCTGCAGGCCGAGGAGGAAAAGCTCGGGGCGCTGACCGTGACGTTCCACGACGAGACCAACGGGGAATCGACAGATGAGTGGCGGAAGGTCTCCACAGCCCGGCCGCGGCCGGACAACACGGTGATCCTGGACTTCAACCGCGCCATCAACTACCCCAGCGCGTTCACCCCGTACGGCACCTGCCCCATGCCGGTAAAGAACAACAGCCTGGACTACCGGATCGAGGCCGGGGAGAAGGAGCCGGCGCTGTTCTAG
- a CDS encoding TetR/AcrR family transcriptional regulator yields MTPPAAAAPRAARTPAGQARDKILATAFRLFYAHGLRAAGIDTIIAESGVAKATFYKYFPAKDDLILAYLERVDGIWTGQLHAAAEAAGPAPEDQLVGLFDALTSACRRDGYRGCAFINAAAESASGTRVHERTVAHKEQIRAWIRDLAVQAGAQNPDQLARSLTLLLDGGLASGVLDADPAAAAAARDTAAQLVAAGRRTAPTPN; encoded by the coding sequence ATGACGCCGCCAGCAGCCGCAGCACCGCGGGCCGCCCGCACACCCGCAGGTCAGGCCAGGGACAAGATCCTGGCCACGGCATTCCGGCTGTTCTATGCCCACGGCCTCCGGGCCGCAGGCATCGACACGATCATCGCCGAGTCAGGCGTCGCGAAAGCCACGTTCTACAAGTATTTTCCGGCCAAGGACGACCTGATCCTGGCGTACCTGGAGAGGGTCGACGGCATCTGGACCGGCCAGCTCCACGCCGCGGCCGAAGCAGCCGGGCCCGCCCCTGAGGACCAACTCGTGGGGCTGTTCGACGCGCTGACCAGCGCCTGCCGCCGCGACGGCTACCGCGGCTGCGCCTTCATCAACGCCGCCGCCGAATCTGCCTCCGGAACCCGCGTCCATGAACGGACTGTGGCCCACAAAGAGCAGATCCGGGCGTGGATCCGGGACCTCGCCGTCCAGGCCGGCGCCCAAAATCCGGACCAACTCGCCCGCAGCCTGACCCTGCTTCTCGACGGCGGCCTGGCCAGCGGCGTGCTCGACGCCGACCCCGCAGCCGCCGCGGCCGCCCGGGACACGGCAGCGCAGCTCGTCGCGGCAGGCCGCAGAACCGCCCCCACTCCCAACTGA
- a CDS encoding TetR family transcriptional regulator, giving the protein MTPAAVVLTEERILDAAEDVLRRFGPAKATVVDVAKALGVSHGSVYRHFPTKVALRDAVARRWLDRLVDPLDPVRDTDGPSAERLLRWLERLAAIKQGMALNDPELFATFSQLTAEAREVVAAHVDHLAAQLTEIVQGGVRSGEFYAADPVASGRALLHATARFHHPLHAAEWADPAIHEDLIEVWKLLVHGLAVRR; this is encoded by the coding sequence GTGACCCCTGCCGCCGTCGTCCTGACGGAAGAGCGCATCCTCGACGCCGCCGAAGACGTCCTGCGGCGCTTCGGTCCGGCCAAGGCCACCGTGGTGGACGTCGCGAAGGCCCTCGGCGTCAGCCACGGCAGCGTCTACCGTCACTTCCCCACGAAAGTGGCGTTGCGGGACGCGGTGGCCCGGCGCTGGCTGGACCGCCTGGTGGATCCGCTGGATCCCGTCAGGGACACGGACGGCCCCTCGGCCGAACGCCTGCTCCGCTGGCTGGAACGCCTCGCGGCCATCAAACAGGGCATGGCGCTGAACGATCCCGAACTGTTTGCCACGTTCAGCCAGCTGACTGCGGAGGCGCGGGAAGTCGTGGCGGCCCACGTTGACCATCTCGCCGCCCAGCTCACGGAAATCGTGCAAGGCGGCGTCCGCAGCGGCGAGTTTTACGCCGCGGACCCCGTGGCCTCCGGCCGGGCGCTCCTGCACGCCACGGCGAGGTTCCACCACCCGCTCCACGCCGCGGAATGGGCCGACCCGGCGATCCACGAAGACCTCATAGAGGTATGGAAGCTCCTTGTCCACGGGCTGGCGGTGCGCCGCTGA
- a CDS encoding aldo/keto reductase has translation MTTSTLGAMRTLGSTGPATAPIGLGLMGMSDLYGPADDAESVATIQAALDAGVTLLDTGDFYGMGHNELLLRDAIRGRRREEAQISVKFGVLRDARGGWNGVDARPAAIKNFLAYTLRRLGTDYVDIYRPARLDPSVPVEETMGTLAELVKQGLIRRIGLSEVGADTLRRAHAVHPVSDLQIEYSLISRGIEADILPTARELGVGITAYGVLSRGLVSGHWPAAGTGNRRDFRAHLPRFSGENLQRNLELVERLRLIAESKDATVAQVAVAWVLSRGEDIVPLVGARRRERLTESLGAAGLVLSDADLAAIEAAVPADAAAGTRYDAGQMAMLDSERR, from the coding sequence ATGACAACTTCCACACTCGGCGCAATGCGCACCCTGGGCTCCACGGGTCCCGCCACCGCCCCCATCGGCCTGGGGCTGATGGGCATGTCCGATCTCTACGGCCCCGCCGACGACGCCGAGAGCGTCGCCACGATCCAGGCTGCCCTCGACGCGGGCGTGACCCTGCTGGACACCGGGGACTTCTACGGCATGGGGCACAACGAGCTCCTGCTCCGCGATGCCATCCGGGGCCGCCGGCGCGAGGAGGCCCAGATCAGCGTCAAGTTCGGCGTCCTGCGCGATGCCCGAGGCGGCTGGAATGGCGTTGACGCCCGGCCGGCAGCCATCAAGAACTTCCTCGCCTACACCCTGCGCCGGCTCGGCACAGACTACGTCGACATCTACCGGCCCGCCCGCCTGGATCCATCCGTTCCCGTGGAGGAAACCATGGGAACACTGGCCGAGCTCGTGAAGCAGGGCCTCATCCGCCGCATCGGCCTCTCCGAGGTGGGCGCCGACACCCTGCGCCGCGCCCACGCCGTCCACCCGGTCTCCGACCTCCAGATCGAATACTCGCTGATTTCCCGCGGCATCGAAGCGGACATCCTCCCCACGGCCCGGGAACTGGGCGTCGGCATCACCGCGTACGGCGTGCTGTCCCGCGGCCTGGTGTCGGGACACTGGCCCGCCGCCGGAACCGGGAACCGGCGGGACTTCCGCGCCCATCTCCCCCGGTTCTCCGGCGAGAACCTGCAGCGCAACCTCGAGCTGGTCGAGCGGCTGCGCCTCATTGCCGAGAGCAAGGACGCCACGGTGGCCCAAGTGGCCGTCGCCTGGGTGCTGTCCCGCGGGGAGGACATCGTCCCCCTGGTCGGCGCCCGCCGCCGCGAGCGCCTCACCGAGTCCCTGGGAGCGGCCGGCCTGGTGCTCTCCGACGCGGACCTTGCCGCGATCGAGGCCGCCGTTCCGGCCGACGCCGCCGCCGGCACCCGCTACGACGCCGGCCAGATGGCCATGCTCGACAGCGAACGCCGGTGA